In the genome of Deltaproteobacteria bacterium, one region contains:
- a CDS encoding ABC transporter ATP-binding protein, producing the protein MLEVRRLHVSYGGLRAVHGVSLEVRTGEIVCIIGPNGAGKTSILNAVSGIVAPETGDVLFEGQPIGGLPAHAVVARGIVQVPEGRLIFGTLSVEENLRVAAHRRGPFVLRRRDRPGLRRLFPALADKLEKPAASLSGGEAQMLALARGLEAEPRLLLLDEPSLGLSPKLAEEVFALIRRLRDQGLTMLLVEQNVRQTLALADRGYVLESGRITLQGTASDLLSDHRLVSHYLGVSAGAPLDPASGR; encoded by the coding sequence ATGCTTGAAGTGCGGCGGCTGCACGTTTCCTACGGCGGCCTTCGTGCCGTCCATGGAGTCTCGCTGGAAGTGCGGACCGGCGAGATCGTTTGCATCATCGGCCCGAATGGCGCCGGCAAGACCTCGATTCTCAATGCCGTCTCGGGCATCGTGGCGCCGGAAACGGGCGACGTGCTGTTCGAGGGACAGCCGATCGGGGGCCTGCCCGCGCACGCGGTTGTCGCTCGCGGCATCGTCCAGGTTCCGGAAGGACGGTTGATCTTCGGCACCCTGAGCGTGGAAGAGAATCTCCGGGTCGCCGCTCACCGCCGCGGCCCGTTCGTGCTCCGGCGCCGCGACCGTCCGGGCCTGCGGCGCCTGTTCCCCGCCCTCGCCGACAAGCTGGAAAAGCCGGCCGCCAGCCTGAGCGGCGGCGAGGCGCAGATGCTGGCCCTCGCCCGGGGCCTCGAGGCCGAGCCCCGGCTGCTGCTGCTGGACGAACCTTCGCTTGGCCTGTCACCGAAATTGGCGGAGGAGGTTTTCGCCCTCATCCGGCGATTGCGCGATCAGGGCCTGACCATGCTTCTCGTGGAACAGAACGTCCGGCAGACCCTGGCGCTCGCCGACCGGGGCTACGTGCTCGAAAGCGGGCGGATCACACTTCAGGGGACGGCTTCGGACTTGCTGTCGGACCACCGGCTCGTCTCACACTATCTGGGCGTGTCCGCCGGGGCGCCTCTCGATCCCGCTTCGGGAAGGTGA